One genomic region from Anthonomus grandis grandis chromosome 1, icAntGran1.3, whole genome shotgun sequence encodes:
- the LOC126745112 gene encoding neurogenic locus notch homolog protein 1 isoform X2, with product MGTTSAALWSLVLLQVYSLASAMQVTTCTANTCGQNAQCQVIGGRPVCSCYRGYSGDPLSVCTRSECLSDGECRDHLTCRNGRCIDPCAGTCGVNADCQARNHVPVCSCPPGYTGSPFSSCRRFDPSELCHPSPCGQNTNCEVVNGVPTCKCRPGFQGSPIAGCRHECESDGECNSNQACIDFRCQNPCSTQCGENADCQVRNHQAICSCPKNYFGNPSISCKPECYGDVDCPPGRPACFYGICKSPCEGVCGVGADCNLRGLTPVCSCPKDMTGDPFVRCRPFEARDLCEPNPCGANAYCEPGFETRNPSKERPVCFCQTGYVGNPVTGCSRGECLGDGDCPSNRACIDYACQNPCVGQCGVNAECNPRNHLAVCTCPQGYQGDALSQCYLNRGQTAARYIRYKRAQEELKGNGTITTP from the exons CAATGCAAGTCACAACTTGTACGGCCAATACCTGTGGACAAAACGCTCAGTGCCAAGTAATAGGTGGTAGACCAGTTTGTTCTTGCTACAGGGGATACTCTGGGGATCCTCTATCTGTATGTACTAG gtCAGAATGTCTCTCAGATGGAGAATGTAGGGATCATTTAACATGCAGAAATGGCAGATGCATTGATCCATGCGCAGGAACTTGTGGAGTAAATGCTGACTGTCAAGCCAGAAACCACGTGCCCGTTTGTAGTTGCCCTCCAGGATATACTGGAAGCCCTTTTAGCAGTTGTAGGAGATTTGATCCCT CTGAGTTGTGCCATCCTAGTCCTTGTGGACAAAACACTAACTGTGAAGTAGTTAATGGGGTGCCCACCTGTAAATGTCGTCCAG GGTTTCAGGGTTCTCCCATAGCAGGATGTCGTCACGAATGCGAAAGTGATGGTGAATGTAATTCTAATCAGGCTTGCATAGATTTCCGTTGCCAAAATCCCTGCAGTACACAATGCGGTGAAAATGCAGACTGCCAAGTTAGAAACCATCAGGCCATTTGTTCTTGTCCCAAG AATTACTTTGGCAACCCTTCGATATCTTGCAAACCGGAATGCTACGGTGACGTAGACTGCCCACCAGGTAGACCCGCCTGTTTCTATGGTATTTGCAAAAGCCCGTGCGAGGGAGTCTGCGGTGTAGGTGCTGATTGTAACTTGAGAGGACTGACACCAGTTTGTTCTTGTCCGAAGGATATGACCGGGGATCCGTTTGTGAGGTGTAGACCTTTTGAAGCAC GCGATCTCTGTGAACCGAATCCTTGCGGAGCCAATGCATACTGTGAACCTGGATTCGAGACTAGGAATCCTTCAAAAGAACGCCCGGTGTGTTTCTGTCAAACCGGGTATGTTGGCAATCCCGTAACAGGATGCAGCAGGGGTGAATGTTTAGGAGATGGTGATTGTCCTAGCAACAGAGCTTGTATTGACTATgc ATGCCAAAATCCCTGCGTAGGCCAATGCGGAGTTAACGCGGAATGTAATCCAAGGAACCACTTGGCTGTGTGCACGTGTCCTCAAGGGTACCAAGGAGACGCTTTAAGTCAGTGCTATCTTAACAGAGGGCAAACAGCAGCAAGATATATTAGATATAAGCGTGCCCAAGAAGAATTAAAAGGAAATGGTACCATTACGACACCTTAA